A stretch of DNA from Perognathus longimembris pacificus isolate PPM17 chromosome 14, ASM2315922v1, whole genome shotgun sequence:
AAGTTGTTTCACAAAAATTCCAAGGAAAACAAGGCAACTTTCTGTAATATGCCACCATTTTTATTGCCACGTGGCCATTTTTGTGAGCGTGGGGATCTGATCTCAAAACAGTGTTCCATTTAAGGCTCTTTAATACAGAAATTGCCATCACGACTGATATTCAAAATATCCATAGCGTTGCAAGGCTCACTTGGTAAACATAAAACCCTTACACTTAATTCAGTAGTGAACACTCAATGGAAAACAAAAGGCATTAATAACAGCTCTCTCTTAAGAAGCTATGCAGGTAACAGGAACAAACACTGAGGTACTGGGGTAAATTGATGACACAGTTAATGAACTTAATTGGCATTCCTTTTAGGGGACTCAACTCAATACAAAAAAAGTGCTTTTAACGCATAGTGTTATAGCTGTGCTGCCATGTCACAAAAATAGGCTGTCCAAGGGAGGCAAGGTGTATGAATGCTCCAGCGCCTTACAGACCTGCAATCAAGTGCAACTATAAATGATACGGAAAAAAGTTTACCATCTGACCAGTGGATAATACTTTCAAGGCATTTACTTTGCTTACCCTTTGCAGTATTCTAAGCTATTCACATTGACAATCACATTCACCATAGTGCTTGCTGCAAGGGAGGCATAGAACCAGTTGTTTTGGCTAAAATAAGTCAAAGGCATTCCTTGGGTTCTGCATAAAAGTGACTGTATTTAACAGTCTAATGGCAATCACTGACAGGCTGCTTAAATGAATGATCTCTCCTTCATTCATTGTGTTGCAAGGGCCCAgtggaaaagggaaaaaacaaaacacaaaacctaaTACTATTCCAATGGACTGAGCTGGCACTTGACTATCATTTTATAATGGTTTTCCTTCAAGTGAAACTACTACATTGCCTCCCAATTTCTCTCCAAGTGTTGAACGGTCCTTAATATCATCCAAGCCATTTACTTGCCACTCATGTTTaatacctaaaaagaaaaaaaaaaagaattccattaCCTGCAGATAATTAGGAAGGGGGTAATTTCTCTGCACAAAATACTCAATGGCTGTAcctgtaaatttctttttaatggcaTCTTTAGAGCTAGCATAAATCATCTTGCTTTTTAATGGTGCACTTTCAGGAGccctacagggaaaaaaaaggttgaaTCTCATTTATATGATAAAACAAAGGTCAAACCGACTATGATAATAATAATCCttgcattatttcttcttttgtttttacacACCAGAATATAAATACTAGGTCTTCTTTCTTAGACTCTTTTGTTTCGTATGTGGCATCGTACAAAGCATATCGGCAATCATTCAGAGGTAGCAACTTCACAAAGGATGTGTAGGGGTCCTCTACAGTCTCACCAATGTCACCCACCAAGATCTGCTTCGCTTCCTCTACAATGATTTGTCTTTTGTCATCACTTAAACAGAAGAgaactgctttctttctttttttgatctCCTCTTGTGTGGAAGATTTCCTTACTTTCATATCATTAAAAACTTTGATGACTTCGTCATTCACTGTAACTCCAGATGCCTGGAAAATCAACAACGAACAGTAATTGAGAACaagtcctttgattttttttaaccaaaattcTTATCTGCTGAGGGGCAATTAAAAATTGCACCAGGCGATGCAAGGAGTCCAAACACATATGCCACACTTTCAGGTATTTGCCTACAGATGGATGCCAATTCATATTGCCCATTCATCCCTCTTAAAGGGGCACCGGGAGGGACACCGACGGAAGGGGGCGAGGAAGGGACGGACACAACTTGTCCCATCCCTGAGATGTTTTCCTATTTCACTGGGTGATGTCAGAGCTTCAGGAGCAGCAGCACAAATACCTTCTGTATTGTGTCAACTCTGCgggccttaaggaaaaaaaaatctacttttggAACTCAGCTAGTGCTTCCACTTcgctgcttctttctttctttctagccaTCCTATCCATAGCTGTTTCCTCATAAGGCAAGGGAACCAAGTGGCAACTCCAGCCGCCCACGTCCACAACCCGATCGCCCGTTCCAGCTCCAAGGCGAGCCAGTCACTCTCAAACTAACGGCCCGGGCGTAGAGACCAACGCCTTTTCGAAAGAGTTTGCAAAGCTCCCCTCTCCCCGGGAAGGGTCGGACGGCCGCCCGCCGAGCCCCTCGGCTCCCCCCGAAGCCGTCCAGGCGCGCCAGAGCGCCCGGGCGCGCGCGGCAGGAGGAGCTGGGAAGCCAAGGGCTGGGGCGGCGCGAGCCCCCGCcgaccccctccccacacacccccgcgcgcccccctgcCGGCGCCCCGCGCGTCCCCTTCCTCACGGCCCCCCTCCCGTGGCGCCCCGGTCGCCGCGACCCCCACCACCGCgcgcccggcctccccgccccccaggaatGCAGGGCCCGGCCCGCCGGCGGGGCAGCGTCGCGGGGCCGCGGCGCCCACCTCGGAGGCCCAAAGCAGGTTAAAATGGCGGCCTCGGCTCCCGGACCGTGCGGGGCCGTGCGGGACCACGCGGCGGGCCGGGGGTCACCTCGCCTGACAGTCTCCCGGCCTACACGCGGTCGCCTTACCATAGTGCCCGCGGCTGTGACTGCGGCGGCGGCTCGGGCTGGGCGgcactgggaggaggaggaggaagaggaggaggaggaggaggaggaggaggaggagcgggagggcGCGCTGGCGGCCGGCGGCGAGTGCGGGGCACGCCGGGAGCTGCGGCCGGGGGAGGCGGAGGAGGCTCGGCGggtggcgggcggcgggcggggcagTCACGTGGACACGCCCCGGTCCCGGCCCTGGGGCTCTCGTCCTCGGCCTGACCCCGAGCGCCAGCCCGCGGGCCCCGGGGAATCCGGGGAGGAACGTGGGGGCGGGAGCCCCGGCCTTAGCCTCGCGGCCTCCAGCCCGCCCGCAGTGCCCGCCGGCCggccgcgtcccccccccccccccccaccgcttaGGTTGGGGTTTGGGGTCCGCAGGCCCAGCATCCACCTGTGCCGCACATCAGCGCTCACCGAGCCTCCGAGCTTGGGGCGAATCCTTTGGatccctttcttccctctgtgACAATGAACCTGGAGAGCCTTATTGATGGAAAGACGCGGCCAGACAACCCAGAGTGAGACACccaagtgggggagggaggggagaacctCCAAACCCTGTGCTTAAAATAACCATGGCGCGGGGACCCCTAGGAGCGACATTCCTTGGGAATATCCTTTCTATTTCAGACTTCCTAGGAAACAGGGTTGCCAGTTGTCACGGCTGACATCAAATAAGCGACCCAGGAGGAGAGATTCCTCTCTCAGCTTGGCAATCTCTTCTAGTAAAGCCGGTATTACCGAGCCAAAGTggctcatttcctttttctttataaagtatctCATTTATCGTAGAAAAGTTCACTTTATACTTCTAGTAAATTCTTAATGAAGATTTAATGCTTTAGCCaggcaggcgctggtggctcacccctgttagcctagctacttaaggagctgagatttcaggatcgcagtttgaagccaggccaggcatctccaattaaccaagaaaaggccagaaatagagctatggctcggTAGAACCATAAGTCTTAAATGACAAGGCTAAGGGATGTcaccgaggccctgaattcaagccccaatactggtacacatacacacacacacacacacacacacacacacacaaaacaaaaaagatttaacACTTTATAACTGGGCACATGTCTGTGACCCTAGGtacagtactcaggaagctgaaatccagaaaatcacagtccaaagccaggccCGGATCAACAGAAGGCCAGGCATACTCTGACTTTGTAATGCATAATGCAAGTATTGCAGAAGAAACACAGTATGTGCCTGTCACTTACAGTGAAAGAAAGTGTAAGCTTAttgaatgcccccccccccacacccacacataagatctgccctttggcaatgtgactctGCCCTTGGCTGATGTTACCTAAGGATGGGCAGGTGGAGCACCACCCACCTTAGTTGCAggaaggtataaagacccccagAGAGAGTTCCCACAccattttcctttactcctctgtgggaacttggccttgctggccctgttggcaataaactcttttgctctacgtgACTTCCTCTATAGTCCgtggttttctgggataatttttctttcagaaagacttttttttgcctcacTTTCATTTGAAAATGGTAGAGTTAATCTAAAGCTCTGATCCACAGTTACATATATTTTGTGAAGATGAGCTGCACTAAAAAGGTAGAATTGCTATTGTCTGAAACTGGGAACATAACAGATAAATTCAGGTAAATGCTGAAGCAAACTGAACCAGAAGTGTGTATGAACAAGAACTTCCCCAGGGTTGGGAAACTTGTGTGTTATTCCTGGTTTGccccatctcagcctctctaGAACTCAGGTGCTTCCTCTTTACAACCAGCTGCCACTAAATTAAGATGCTTTCCAGCTTTAGATTTCAGTTTGGGTCTAGAAGCATTCAATAGGAAACACTATGTACATGTGGTCTCAGGATCAAGTTTAGTGATAGAAAGGCATAatgatggctgggaatgtggcttagtggtagagtgcttgcctagcatgcatgaagtcctgggtttgattcttcagtaccacataagcagaaaaggccagtagtggcactgtggctcaagtggtagagtgctagtcttgagcaaaaagaagctcagggaaaatgttcaagccccagggctggaaaaaaaagagagagagatggggctgggaatatggcctagtggcaagagcacttacctcatatacatgaagctctgggttcgattccccagcaccacaaataccgaaaatggccagaagtggcgctgtgactcaagtggcagagtgctagccttgagcaaaaagaagccagggacagtgctcaggccctgagtccaaggcccaggactggcaaaaaaaaaaaaaaaaagagagagagagagagaaaaaaaaatagaaaggcatAATGAGGAGTTATGTCTTATTTTATGTGacaaattctttgttttgttttgttttttgccagtcctgggccttggactcagggcctgagcactgtccctggcttctttttgctcaaggctagcactctgccacttgagtcacagtgccacttctggccgttttcagtatatgtggtgctggggaatcgaacccagagcttcatgtatatgaggtaagtgctcttgccactaggccatattcccagcccctgtgacaaATTCTTGAATCTCAAATTGTATACagaaccaggtgctagtggctcacacctgtactcctagctacgcaggaggcttgagatctaaggatcctggttcaaggccagcctgggcaggaaagtatgtgagactctaatctccagttaacccccagaaaactggaagtgatgctgtggctcaaagtggtagagtgctagccttgataaagcaaaagagctgagggacactgaggccttgagttcaagcccctgaagtGTGAGAGAACTTCTTTGTTACCTTACAAGGTCAGCTCTAAGATCCTCAGGATCAATAGCAGCTCCATCTTTTTACCCCTGTGAGTTGTAATCTGAATTTAGCACTGCTTGGTAGAGGCTAATCATTGCTGCATGGATTTTGGCCCTCATGTAACTAAGGGACCTATGTGCCAAGACACTACATCTAATGTCTTCGGCATATTACCACAAACTTAACGACTATAAACAGTTCAAATTGATTCTCTTGCAGTTCTGGAGATCAGAAGTCAGAAGTTGTTCCTCAGGCTTCATTGCTTTTGGAGCTGTAAGGGAAAATGATTCTTTGCTGTTTCCAGCTTCTAGAGGCTGCCCCCATTCCTTGGTTTATAGCCCTAGCCAACGTTTTCATCACTCCAATTTCTGCTTCTAACAACATATCCCTTCTGTCTCTTGCCCCCTCTTTCATTTATAAGGAGTGTCATGAATCATGATTGCTTGGGATCCTGCCTGGTAGTTTAGAATAATCTCCCTTCCCCAGAACCCAGATGTAATCACATCTGCCAAGTCCCTTTTACTATGGAAGGGAGCAGTTTCACAGATTCTCGGGGTACAGATTTGTCTACCACAGTATACCTATTCTTCTGAGCAATTTCAAGCCCAAGCAAACAATCAACAGGTAGGATAGAATGAACCTGAACAACCCAGTACTAGACCA
This window harbors:
- the Cfl2 gene encoding cofilin-2 isoform X1, which produces MGQVVSVPSSPPSASGVTVNDEVIKVFNDMKVRKSSTQEEIKKRKKAVLFCLSDDKRQIIVEEAKQILVGDIGETVEDPYTSFVKLLPLNDCRYALYDATYETKESKKEDLVFIFWAPESAPLKSKMIYASSKDAIKKKFTGIKHEWQVNGLDDIKDRSTLGEKLGGNVVVSLEGKPL
- the Cfl2 gene encoding cofilin-2 isoform X2, whose translation is MASGVTVNDEVIKVFNDMKVRKSSTQEEIKKRKKAVLFCLSDDKRQIIVEEAKQILVGDIGETVEDPYTSFVKLLPLNDCRYALYDATYETKESKKEDLVFIFWAPESAPLKSKMIYASSKDAIKKKFTGIKHEWQVNGLDDIKDRSTLGEKLGGNVVVSLEGKPL